One window from the genome of Pempheris klunzingeri isolate RE-2024b chromosome 7, fPemKlu1.hap1, whole genome shotgun sequence encodes:
- the iqcd gene encoding dynein regulatory complex protein 10, translating to MDKGSCGALQDYQMLEILETLEGLKRESHGEQDREVGEARKRERDELKRDIKKSIRDLLRFARADPVTIFGLMAEQVVEVEESEYKLITELRKFHGHMVDKMLTSADEELELSFFTSLPLSRVSKHIVSKDERLTAHIKDLDAMISLTNDEIKYLLSLLEEKHIQEAHTSLLSHKQCQSRIKTSNVKQSGIQLEIDQLNIQLNNFILENRQAERVLQEKNEKVEIQIEYLLQNFDDEIRESQANLELNTMGYEREEEELRKLEKPFSVLDAECNQIQERRRLAEEKRKEEMMELELKTKAAIFAQAWWRGYRTRKALKNKSKNKAKKGKGKKPK from the exons ATGGACAAGGGGTCGTGCGGGGCGCTTCAGGATTATCAGATGTTAGAAATACTGGAGACGCTGGAAGGTCTCAAGCGAGAGTCACATGGGGAACAAGACAGAGAAGTTGGGGAAgcaaggaagagagaaagggatgaGCTTAAGAGGGACATCAAGAAGTCTATCAGAGATCTGCTCAGGTTTGCGCGAGCCGATCCAGTGACAATTTTTGGTTTGATGGCAGAGCAAGTTGTGGAAGTAGAGGAGAGTGAGTACAAACTAATCACAGAGCTCAGGAAGTTTCACGGCCATATGGTAGACAAGATGCTGACCAGTGCGGATGAGGAGCTAGAGCTGTCTTTCTTCACTTCGCTGCCTTTATCCCGTGTTTCGAAACACATTGTTTCAAAGGATGAAAGACTCACTGCACATATAAAGGATCTAGACGCAATG ATTTCTCTGACAAATGATGAGATCAAATATTTGCTGTCTTTGCTGGAAGAGAAGCACATACAAGAAGCACATACGTCACTCCTTTCACACAAGCAGTGTCAGTCACGTATAAAGACATCAAACGTGAAGCAGAGTGGTATACAACTGGAAATTGATCAACTGAACATTCAGCTCAACAATTTCATCCTTGAAAACAGACAGGCGGAGAGAGTCCTCCAAGAG aaaaatgaaaaggtggAGATTCAAATTGAATACTTGCTCCAAAATTTCGATGATGAAATAAGAGAAAGCCAG GCCAACCTGGAGCTGAACACCATGGGTTatgaaagggaggaggaggagctgaggaagcTGGAGAAACCCTTTTCTGTCCTGGACGCAGAGTGCAACCAGATCCAGGAGAGGCGCCGGCTggcagaagagaagaggaaggaggagatgatggagcTGGAGTTGAAGACCAAAGCTGCTATTTTTGCCCAGGCTTGGTGGAGAGGCTACCGTACTCGCAAGGCCTTAAAGAATAAGAGCAAAAACAAGgccaaaaaaggaaaaggcaagAAACCCAAATAA